One Methylophaga marina DNA window includes the following coding sequences:
- the pilB gene encoding type IV-A pilus assembly ATPase PilB: MANMAAPMRLSGLARRLVNEGLLTEEQALHAQSAAKEAKQPFVTYLVNHKILASADIAAIASQEFGVPLFDIDAMNLDLAATSLIQEKLIRQHNALPLFQRGKRLYVAVSDPTNLQALDEFQFNTAMNTFPVLVDEQKLSNIIEKALDKTNETLDNFDDEELDDIDLGPDEDADKADQLNDKNIDDTPVVRFINGILTNAIKSGASDIHFEPYEQKYRVRVRIDGMLHEMKTAPVALGGRIAARLKVLSRLNIAERRVPQDGRMRLKMSKNKAIDFRVNTCPTLFGEKIVLRILDPTSAQLGIDALGYEENQKKTFLEIMHKPYGMVLVTGPTGSGKTVSLYTALNILNTGDRNISTAEDPAEISLPGINQVNVHPAIGLTFSEALRAFLRQDPDVIMVGEIRDLETAEIAIKAAQTGHMVFSTLHTNDAPQSLTRLMNMGVPAFNIASAVSLIIAQRLARRLCSKCKAPETLPDEALLAEGFTQAQIDAGVTVYKAVGCDSCTEGYKGRVGIYQVMPVSEAMGRIIMEGGNAIQLADQAEKEGIDDLRKSGLKKVAAGLTSLEEVNRVIKE; this comes from the coding sequence ATGGCAAATATGGCAGCCCCCATGAGACTCAGTGGCCTCGCTCGACGCCTAGTTAACGAAGGTCTTTTAACTGAAGAGCAAGCACTGCATGCCCAGTCTGCAGCCAAAGAAGCCAAGCAGCCTTTCGTGACATATCTGGTTAATCACAAAATTCTGGCCAGTGCCGATATTGCGGCGATTGCCTCACAGGAATTTGGTGTACCGCTTTTCGATATTGATGCGATGAATCTGGATCTGGCAGCGACGTCTCTGATTCAGGAAAAGTTAATCCGTCAACATAACGCTTTGCCTTTATTCCAACGTGGTAAACGTCTCTATGTTGCCGTGTCAGACCCGACAAATTTACAGGCACTAGATGAATTCCAGTTCAATACGGCCATGAACACGTTTCCGGTGTTGGTTGATGAACAAAAACTCTCCAACATTATCGAAAAAGCACTGGATAAAACCAATGAAACATTAGATAACTTCGATGATGAAGAACTGGATGATATTGATCTTGGTCCCGATGAAGATGCTGATAAAGCGGATCAACTCAACGATAAAAACATTGATGATACCCCTGTCGTTCGTTTTATAAACGGTATTCTCACCAATGCTATCAAGTCCGGCGCATCCGATATTCACTTTGAACCTTATGAACAAAAATACCGGGTCCGGGTGCGTATCGATGGCATGCTTCACGAAATGAAAACAGCACCTGTCGCTCTGGGTGGACGCATCGCAGCGCGCTTGAAAGTCTTATCACGCTTAAATATCGCAGAACGTCGCGTGCCACAGGATGGTCGGATGCGACTCAAAATGTCGAAAAATAAAGCTATCGATTTTCGTGTGAACACCTGCCCGACTTTGTTTGGTGAAAAAATCGTTTTGCGTATCTTGGATCCGACCAGTGCTCAATTAGGTATTGATGCCTTAGGTTACGAAGAAAATCAAAAGAAAACGTTTCTGGAAATCATGCATAAACCCTACGGCATGGTACTGGTTACAGGTCCGACCGGTAGTGGTAAAACCGTCTCACTTTATACAGCCCTGAATATTCTGAATACTGGCGATCGTAATATCTCGACCGCTGAAGATCCGGCTGAAATTAGTTTACCGGGTATTAATCAGGTTAATGTTCATCCAGCCATCGGCCTCACCTTCTCTGAAGCTTTGCGTGCATTTTTACGACAGGATCCTGATGTCATCATGGTCGGTGAGATCCGTGATCTGGAAACGGCAGAAATTGCCATCAAAGCCGCACAAACCGGACACATGGTGTTTTCTACCTTACATACTAATGACGCACCACAATCATTAACACGTCTTATGAACATGGGTGTGCCAGCCTTTAATATTGCTTCTGCCGTCTCTCTCATTATTGCGCAACGTCTGGCGAGAAGACTGTGCTCAAAATGTAAAGCACCAGAAACACTTCCTGATGAAGCACTGTTAGCAGAAGGTTTCACACAGGCTCAAATTGATGCCGGTGTCACAGTTTATAAAGCGGTAGGATGCGATAGTTGTACAGAAGGCTATAAAGGCCGTGTCGGTATTTATCAGGTCATGCCGGTATCCGAGGCGATGGGTCGCATCATTATGGAAGGTGGTAATGCAATCCAGTTAGCGG